From Caldilineales bacterium, one genomic window encodes:
- a CDS encoding type III pantothenate kinase, giving the protein MLLAIDIGNTNICFGLFEGDHLRHEWRLSTDARLTPDDYRASLRSLAADARLDLPAAVADLVIGSVAPVLTATLTRMSVGWLRREPLVVHSGLDWGMELRVKEPRRVGVDRLLNAIAARSTLGAPCISLDFGTATKFDVVGPDGAFWGGAIAPGLMAAAESLVRNTAQLPRIDIAAPPSPIGDDTASAMQSGIVLGYVSLVEGLLARIQAALPGPRPAPVIATGGLAGVLLPLIRPSLEHDPALTLRGLRLIHARNP; this is encoded by the coding sequence ATGCTCCTCGCCATCGACATCGGCAACACCAACATCTGTTTTGGCCTCTTCGAAGGCGATCACCTCCGTCACGAATGGCGGCTGAGCACCGACGCCCGGCTGACGCCCGACGACTATCGCGCCAGCCTACGCTCGTTGGCCGCTGACGCGCGCCTCGACTTGCCCGCAGCCGTCGCTGACCTCGTCATTGGCTCGGTGGCCCCGGTCCTGACGGCCACGCTTACCCGCATGAGTGTGGGCTGGCTGAGGCGAGAGCCGCTGGTTGTCCATTCTGGCCTGGACTGGGGGATGGAACTGCGGGTGAAGGAGCCGCGGCGCGTGGGCGTGGACCGGCTGCTCAACGCCATCGCCGCCCGCTCGACTCTCGGCGCGCCCTGCATCTCGCTCGACTTCGGCACGGCCACCAAATTCGACGTCGTCGGCCCCGACGGCGCCTTCTGGGGCGGGGCCATCGCCCCCGGCCTGATGGCCGCCGCCGAATCGCTGGTGCGCAACACCGCCCAACTTCCCCGCATCGACATCGCCGCCCCGCCCAGTCCCATCGGCGACGACACCGCCAGCGCCATGCAATCGGGCATCGTCCTCGGCTACGTCAGCCTGGTCGAAGGACTGCTGGCGCGCATTCAGGCAGCCCTGCCCGGCCCCCGGCCGGCGCCCGTCATCGCCACCGGTGGGCTGGCCGGCGTCCTTCTCCCCCTCATCCGGCCCAGCCTCGAACACGACCCGGCCCTCACCCTCCGCGGCCTCCGCCTCATCCACGCCCGCAACCCCTGA